The sequence CGAGCTCGATGATAAGGTTCGTGGAGGCAAACATGAACGCCACGGCGGCCACGAAGTGCGCCCCCTTGGCCACGAGCGAGCGCGAGGCCGCCAGTGCCGCAAACGAGCACGAGGAGGAGACGGCGCCGAAGATCGTGGAGAGGCCGACGCTTCCGGCGCCCCCATCGCCCATGTACCGGGTGAGCCGCGCCTTGGGCACGAACGACTGAATCATGGCGCTGATGGTGTAGCCCAGCACAAAGGCCCAGCCCGACTTCCAGAAGAAGCCGATGGCGGTTTTGGTGGCCTCGCCGTACCAGGCCCAGAACGAAGGAGAGGAATCCATGCAAACCGGTTTATCAGAAAAGGAGAACGCGGAGGATGGGACGCGCTTAGCGCCAGAGGCGCACGCCAAAGACGAGCGCGCCGGTGCTGACGTCGCCCCCGGCAAGATCGGCCGTCTCGCCAAAGCGCCAGGTGTGGTCGTAGCCAATGTACGGGGCCACCTTGCGATGCACCTCGTAGCGCAGCCGCACCCCGGCGTTAACGTTGTTTAGGCCGCTGCCTACGCCCCACGCAGGCACGTCTTGCACGGCCGCGTTGAGCTCCACCTCGGGCTCTAGCACGAGCCGTTGCGTGAATAGAAATCCGTAGGCCGCCACGAAACGTGCCGAGACATGGCCTTCATCGCTTACGTAGAGCGTAGGCGAAACCTCAAATTTGTACGGCGCCAGTCCCTGAACGCCCACCGCAAGATGGCCGCGCGTTTGCCCGCCGCCCTCCCAGCTCCGATCGACGCGCGCGCCCACCACCGCGTCGAAGAATGGCGTGATGAGGCGGCCGTAGAGTGCTTCGACCTCGACCTCGCCGGCGTGCTCTACGGTCGACTGCGCGCCCTCGGCCCGCAGCCACAGCCGGTTGACGTCGCCGCCCACCCAGCCCACGGCTTCCATGCTGATGGGCTGCCCGGCGGGCGCAGGGGCGTACTCCAGTTGGTCGAAGAGCACCTTCGCAAAGAGTTTGGCGTCGCTGGTTTGGGCGCGCACGGCCTGCGGGAGAAAGGCAAGCAGTAGCGCCACTATGATGGTTCCGGAGGTATACTCGTGGATCTTCATTATTTAGCGGAATTGATATGTGGGTTGACGGCATGCGGGCCCCGCCGTTGGGAGCCCCGTGTAGGGGTTTCCTACGTCAAGGACGGGTGGTCGTAGTAAAAGTCCTCGTCGGAGCCTTCCGGCGGCTCCACGTAGAAGACCCGCGCCATGCCCGCCTTCATGTGCCAGATGATGTGGCAGTGGAAGAACCACGGCCCCGGCTCGTTGGCCGTTACCAATAGGGAAACGCGCTCGGCGGGCTTTACGAGCACGGTGTCGACGAGCGGACTCTTCCGGCCGTGCCCGTTCTCCAGCTCCATAAACATCCCATGGAGGTGCATTGGGTGGTTCATCATCGTAT comes from Salisaeta longa DSM 21114 and encodes:
- a CDS encoding copper resistance protein B; this translates as MKIHEYTSGTIIVALLLAFLPQAVRAQTSDAKLFAKVLFDQLEYAPAPAGQPISMEAVGWVGGDVNRLWLRAEGAQSTVEHAGEVEVEALYGRLITPFFDAVVGARVDRSWEGGGQTRGHLAVGVQGLAPYKFEVSPTLYVSDEGHVSARFVAAYGFLFTQRLVLEPEVELNAAVQDVPAWGVGSGLNNVNAGVRLRYEVHRKVAPYIGYDHTWRFGETADLAGGDVSTGALVFGVRLWR